Proteins encoded by one window of Rutidosis leptorrhynchoides isolate AG116_Rl617_1_P2 chromosome 7, CSIRO_AGI_Rlap_v1, whole genome shotgun sequence:
- the LOC139858685 gene encoding phosphatidyl-N-methylethanolamine N-methyltransferase yields the protein MGILACLGVISPFPFYYWLWFHPQTWVNLCAKTQRDPCKLMAFVAHFLKLIQFLSLFSVSTLSWPPPFYFWPLFLFGQFLNFRVYQLLGESGTYYGVRFGKNIPWVTEFPFGTIKDPQYVGSIMSLLACVKWVPFLYIFIWVLGYIFMIHIESKEDPSSRAKPSS from the exons ATGGGGATTTTGGCATGTTTAGGAGTGATTTCACCGTTTCCATTTTACTATTGGTTATGGTTCCACCCTCAAACATGGGTCAATCTCTGCGCTAAAACTCAACGCGATCCTTGTAAATTAATGGCATTCGTTGCTCATTTCCTCAAACTCATTCAGTTCCTATCTCTATTCTCCGTTTCAACTCTCTCATGGCCCCCACCCTTTTACTTCTGGCCCCTCTTTTTATTTGGCCAATTTCTTAACTTCAG GGTGTATCAGTTACTTGGTGAGTCAGGCACTTACTACGGTGTACGTTTCGGGAAGAACATTCCATGGGTCACAGAGTTTCCTTTTGGGACAATAAAAGATCCACAATATGTAGGTAGTATTATGAGCCTTTTAGCTTGCGTCAAGTGGGTCCCTTTCTTGTATATCTTCATATGGGTATTAGGTTACATTTTCATGATACATATTGAATCAAAAGAGGATCCATCTTCTCGGGCAAAACCATCTTCTTGA
- the LOC139858425 gene encoding probable protein phosphatase 2C 60, translating into MGVYLSTPITDKTSENGENEKLRYGLSSMQGWRTSMEDAHAALLDLDNSTSFFGVYDGHGGQAVSKFCAKFLHQQVLKHEAYSAGDIGTAAQKSFLRMDEMMCGQRGWRELAILGNKMDQFGSMIEGLIWSPRSGNLKALEDNWSSEEGPHSNYDGPTCGSTACVAIIRDNQIVVANAGDSRCVISRKGQAYDLSKDHKPDLQVERERIYKAGGYIQFGRVNGSLNLARAIGDMELKRDKTLPPEKQILTANPDINSVELCEDDEFLVIACDGIWDCMSSQQLVDFVREQLKTECKLSAVCEKVFDRCLAPVSGGEGCDNMTMILVQFKKPESGPSTSQPSDSSNDQEVPGSD; encoded by the exons ATGGGGGTTTACTTAAGTACGCCTATTACCGATAAGACATCTGAGAATGGTGAGAATGAGAAACTAAGATATGGATTGTCGTCCATGCAAGGATGGCGGACGTCGATGGAAGATGCT CATGCTGCTTTACTTGATTTGGACAATTCAACATCTTTCTTTGGTGTCTACGATGGCCATGGAG GTCAAGCAGTTTCTAAGTTCTGTGCCAAGTTTCTTCACCAACAAGTGCTCAAACATGAAGCTTATTCTGCTGGTGATATCGGCACTGCTGCCCAGAAATCTTTTCTCAG AATGGATGAGATGATGTGTGGACAACGTGGCTGGAGAGAGTTAGCTATTTTGGGGAACAAAATGGATCAATTTGGCAGCATGATCGAAGGACTAATTTGGTCACCCAGGAGTGGCAATTTAAAAGCTCTAGAAGATAATTGGTCCTCTGAGGAG GGACCACACTCCAATTATGATGGACCAACGTGTGGTAGCACAGCTTGCGTTGCAATCATCCGCGATAACCAAATTGTTGTTGCAAATGCTGGTGATTCTCGGTGTGTGATATCTCGGAAGGGTCAG GCATATGATCTATCTAAAGACCACAAGCCTGATCTTCaagttgagagagaaagaatataTAAAGCTGGTGGCTATATTCAATTTGGCCGAGTTAATGGGAGTCTAAACTTAGCCAGAGCTATTG GTGACATGGAACTGAAAAGAGATAAAACACTCCCCCCTGAAAAGCAAATTCTAACTGCCAATCCTGATATAAACTCG GTTGAGCTTTGCGAGGATGATGAATTTCTTGTTATTGCTTGCGATGGGATATG GGATTGCATGTCAAGCCAACAACTGGTGGATTTTGTTCGCGAACAACTAAAAACT GAATGTAAACTCTCAGCGGTTTGTGAGAAGGTTTTCGACAGGTGTTTAGCACCTGTTTCTGGTGGTGAAGGATGTGACAACATGACTATGATTTTGGTCCAGTTTAAGAAACCTGAATCTGGTCCTTCCACTTCACAACCATCAGATTCATCTAATGATCAAGAAGTACCTGGATCAGATTAG
- the LOC139858968 gene encoding shikimate O-hydroxycinnamoyltransferase-like: MKIVVRESTMVTPAEKTPKISLWNSNLDLYMPPVHTRFVYYYLPNGAVDFFDAKVMKDALSKVLVEFYPVSGRVNKDENGRTGIDCQGQGVLFVEAECDCVIDDLGEFLPSFEVQKLTSTINYALGIKTYPLLVLQVTYFRCGGVSLGVGMHHYIADGESYVHFVNSWSDMARGHNLTKPPFINRTLLLAQESPQPIFEHVEYQPTLLKSSHHVVPSSSEPMVSIFKFSREQLNMLKEKSKDDGNIINCSSIVLLMSHIWKCVCKALGLSDDRQTNMSITVNARDRCQPPLPPGYFRNVVLVTSSLLLAGDIQSKPAWHAASKIHHSITKMNGDYVKSAIDYLEPQPNLETMHSRIATSFGRPNFAITSLVGFPIHDADFGWGRPIFMGPGGAPMEGYAFLLPSPIKDGSLSIVIWLDNECMNLFSELLYGIFTSYVASKL; encoded by the exons ATGAAGATCGTCGTAAGAGAATCTACGATGGTGACTCCGGCAGAGAAGACACCGAAGATAAGTCTGTGGAACTCTAACCTCGATTTGTATATGCCGCCTGTTCATACACGGTTCGTGTATTACTACCTGCCCAATGGTGCCGTTGACTTCTTCGATGCAAAAGTTATGAAGGATGCGTTGAGTAAGGTTTTGGTTGAGTTTTATCCCGTTAGTGGGCGGGTGAATAAAGACGAAAACGGTCGGACTGGGATTGATTGTCAAGGCCAAGGTGTCTTATTTGTAGAAGCGGAATGTGACTGTGTGATTGATGATTTGGGTGAATTTTTACCTTCGTTTGAGGTTCAAAAACTTACCTCAACCATCAATTACGCTCTTGGAATCAAAACCTATCCGTTACTTGTCTTGCAG GTAACTTACTTTAGATGTGGAGGAGTGTCGTTAGGAGTTGGGATGCACCATTACATTGCGGATGGGGAATCTTATGTTCATTTTGTGAACTCCTGGTCAGATATGGCTCGTGGTCATAACCTCACCAAACCACCATTTATAAACCGGACCTTACTCCTAGCTCAAGAGTCACCACAACCTATCTTTGAACACGTTGAATATCAGCCCACTCTACTAAAATCATCACATCATGTGGTCCCATCATCAAGTGAACCCATGGTCTCAATTTTCAAGTTTTCACGAGAACAACTCAACATGCTCaaagaaaaatcaaaggatgatggcAACATAATCAATTGTAGCTCAATTGTATTGCTCATGAGCCATATTTGGAAGTGTGTTTGTAAAGCCCTTGGGCTGTCAGATGATCGACAAACCAACATGTCTATAACTGTTAATGCACGTGACAGGTGTCAGCCTCCTCTACCACCTGGCTATTTTAGGAATGTTGTCTTGGTAACCTCTTCTTTATTATTAGCAGGAGATATTCAATCGAAGCCTGCTTGGCATGCTGCGAGTAAAATTCATCACTCCATAACGAAGATGAATGGCGATTATGTAAAGTCAGCAATTGACTATTTGGAACCACAACCTAATCTGGAGACTATGCATAGTCGCATTGCCACGTCATTTGGACGCCCAAATTTTGCCATAACAAGTCTGGTTGGGTTCCCGATTCATGATGCCGATTTTGGATGGGGTCGACCAATATTCATGGGACCAGGTGGGGCCCCAATGGAAGGTTATGCTTTTCTGTTACCAAGCCCGATCAAAGATGGAAGCTTGTCTATAGTCATATGGCTGGACAATGAATGCATGAACCTTTTCAGTGAATTGTTGTATGGAATTTTCACTTCTTATGTAGCATCGAAACTTTAA
- the LOC139858867 gene encoding uncharacterized protein, with protein MGSEQMNSNGFRAKMEHYIYSGEKKHVMAGMAIIGVIFGVPWYLMNRGTKQLSHQDYLEKADRARNARLHSSPPASNK; from the exons atgggaAGCGAACAGATGAATAGTAATGGATTTAGGGCAAAAATGGAACACTATATTTACAGTGGTGAAAAGAAGCATGTGATGGCTGGTATGGCTATTATCGGCGTTATATTTGGTGTTCCTTGGTACCTCATGAACCGAG GTACAAAACAACTATCGCATCAAGACTACTTGGAGAAAGCTGATAGAGCTCGTAACGCACGTCTTCATTCATCTCCACCTGCTTCAAACAAATAA
- the LOC139857442 gene encoding photosynthetic NDH subunit of subcomplex B 1, chloroplastic, whose protein sequence is MYTSKYSSMATTSLLPKSIPPFFTNPASISSTRFSNVSFLNNPTDRQPHYPTNTSIRPSAKKRNEWLDPFDTGEDPEMEYGSQFSEGKQSEDPRPPENPDNPYGFLKFPMGFMPEVASLGLKIRGDVRRCCCVVSGGVYENLLFFPTIQLLKDRYPGVQVDILSSARGKQTYEMNKNVRWADVFDPDDDYSEPAEYLDLLGLLKNRYYDMMLSTKLAGIGHASFLFMSTARERVGYIYPNVNAAGAGLLLSQTFTPDRLNLSEVGYNMYQQMTDWLARPGRGVPRQVIPPLKVSISRKIKDVVAAKYKSAGVEKGKYIVIHGIQSDSKASMQSKGDTDSLLPLHIWAEITNSIRGVKPLFVIPHEKERENVEEIIGDDANIVYITTPAQLAALINDSVGVISTNTAAVLLAHAREKPCVALFGSEEKAKVFLPNEDSKCIVASSKTGKLVDIDTNAVKNAVQIFEMPLVLA, encoded by the exons atgtatacttcTAAGTACTCATCAATGGCTACAACTTCTCTTCTACCCAAATCCATTCCACCATTTTTCACAAATCCAGCTTCGATCTCATCTACTCGATTCAGTAATGTTTCCTTTCTAAACAACCCAACCGATCGTCAACCACATTATCCCACAAACACAAGTATCCGTCCCAGTGCCAAAAAGAGAAACGAATGGCTTGACCCATTTGATACGGGCGAGGACCCAGAAATGGAATATGGATCACAGTTTTCTGAAGGTAAGCAATCCGAGGACCCAAGGCCACCCGAGAATCCAGACAACCCGTACGGGTTTCTCAAGTTTCCAATGGGGTTCATGCCTGAAGTTGCATCATTGGGGTTGAAAATTAGAGGGGATGTTAGGCGATGTTGTTGCGTGGTTTCTGGTGGCGTGTACGAAAACCTCTTGTTTTTCCCAACTATCCAATTGCTTAAAGATCGGTACCCTGGTGTTCAGGTCGATATATTAAGCTCGGCTAGAGGAAAGCAAACTTACGAGATGAACAAAAATGTCCGATGGGCCGATGTTTTCGATCCAGATGATGATTACTCGGAGCCCGCGGAATATCTTGATTTACTTGGACTTCTTAAG AATAGGTACTACGATATGATGCTATCAACCAAACTGGCTGGTATTGGACATGCATCGTTTTTGTTCATGTCGACAGCTAGGGAAAGAGTGGGTTACATATACCCGAATGTCAATGCAGCAGGAGCAGGATTACTTCTATCACAAACATTTACACCAGATCGGTTGAATCTCTCTGAGGTTGGATATAACAT GTACCAACAAATGACTGACTGGCTAGCAAGACCAGGAAGGGGTGTGCCGAGGCAAGTGATTCCACCACTTAAAGTATCGATATCTAGAAAGATAAAAGACGTGGTAGCTGCAAAATACAAGAGTGCAGGTGTTGAAAAAGGGAAATATATTGTGATACACGGTATACAATCTGATTCAAAAGCTTCTATGCAATCTAAGGGAGATACTGATAGCTTATTACCCCTGCATATATGGGCAGAGATAACCAATTCAATAAG GGGAGTAAAACCACTATTTGTGATTCCTCATGAGAAGGAAAGAGAGAATGTGGAAGAAATTATAGGAGATGATGCTAATATAGTTTACATTACCACACCAGCACAG TTGGCTGCTCTTATTAATGACTCTGTTGGGGTTATATCTACAAACACAGCAGCCGTATTACTAGCTCATGCACGCGAGAAACCCTG TGTAGCATTGTTTGGTTCTGAAGAGAAGGCAAAAGTGTTTCTTCCAAATGAAGACAGTAAATGCATCGTAGCTTCATCGAAGACTGGGAAGTTAGTAGATATCGACACTAATGCTGTCAAAAACGCTGTTCAGATATTTGAGATGCCACTTGTTCTTGCATAA